AGATCATCGTGTTTACATACTAAGACGATCCGCGCTCTAACAGTCAGACCGGGTCGAATATGGTTTATCATGTACCCCGTGTTACTCTGTACATGTCTGCCTTAAAGCGGTCAGCTGTGACCAGTGATGTGTTGTAATTTACGACTCATATCAGCTCTCTCCATCCCTTTAACCTGACgcgactggaaaaaaaaacaaatctcctCCTCTCTCAGGACCCGTAAGCTGCCCTCTCGATGACCTGATCTATTCGTCTCTGACCTATTTATTCGTTTCGAAACAAAAGCACTGCGACAGTCGGTCGACTTTATATCGTATTAGTCGTCGTAGCTAATATAAGTGAAAATATAACGCGTCCGCTCTGCTCggacacacaaaaaacaactaTATACACGCTTGTGGCAGTAAATAGCATTGCAAAGCgcaaaggtttttgtttatttatagggCGAGAGATGCGAAGAAGACCTGACGTTATTCATCGCAGCCGTTTAGTAGTGTGATTGTACATACAGTGATTTTATACGAACTGCTGATATCTAACGTTACATGTTCTCCCCGTTATGAGTTCTGAGGAAAAAGGAACGGTCCAACCAAACATGACACCCAGTGCGGTTCCAGAACCTGTGGGACTGACTCATTTAGGAACGTGGAAGAAGTTATTCTGAAGAACTAAAGAGGTTTGGTTCGCATTCCCTTCTGTTGTGTTCGTTTAAGTCCCACAGAAGAAAGCAAGTcgtgcaggtttggaactatATGGGAATGAGTTTCTGGGTGGACTGTACCTTTCAAAAAAAGGCTGTATACATGTTggaagctttttatttatacatcacTCTGGATTTGCAGAATCAAAGATCAGAATGATAAGCTCATGCCCCACAGTTTTAGATCCATTCATCTCATCGCTGTGACTCTAAGAACTTGTTTTTCAGACTCACTCAGTTCTGGGTTACTGGGTGTCATATCCGCACCATGGATTGTCTTAtgatttgtttgtatgtttgatAGTTGGGTGGAGGTGATTTTattaagttcttttttttttattatttttaaaaggtaaatatGAGTAATATACTTGTGAGAACATCTATGTGCATCCGTGTTGCGCATTCTTAAATCATGGCAAATTATATAGTCCAGCTGTAATATTTgaaggtttatttttatgtgtaatattttgactatttattttgattctttttttgtcgtttttttttttttaaatacatagtCAAATTCAAGGTGAAAATTACAAGATTCGGTAACATTATTGGAGGGTACTGAGTTGATGTATTTTTTAGTTTGTCCtttatattttgtttgattCGTGATCTTTTGTACAAAGCtgattttacacttttatttctttgcttttattttttaagaaacattattgtaattcaaacatctttttgtctctgttttcATTAGCTTCATGCATGAAACAGTGGCTCTAAAGCCTCGATTAACTATTGATAACTGATCAATCTTTCAGTTTCTTTTGGGGATGTTGTATCAATGAGTGTACATTTAATATgtgtaaattatgttttcattattttataaaaaaaaaaactatattaaaatatttcataatgatagcactcttgacattttatttgacaaatgTTTGATGCTACACTGGAACAGCAGgctttttagtcatttatacGTTATGCTTGTGTTCTTGAGGAATGCAAGAGAAACAAAGGTAAAAAGGTATAGTTTTCTCTCAAATTCTGTCACCCTCGAGTTGACCTTCCAGagctgtttctctcttctgatgagcacaaaagatattttgaagaaagtggGTAACCAAACGGTCGCTCATAGAAGACATTCAATTATTGTTTGCATAAacgatgacaggattttcactCTCGACTGAAACAAAGCCATTTCAAtgacacacatataaaaaacatatatataaattgctcattagtagtgtatttttttctgtgtaccCTATTTAAAGCCCTGTCACTGTAAACATTTTGAGATTTGTCTCGAAAACTAGATGAATATGGACTTAAACCAGTTATGGTGTTGTCCTGTTTGTTGAGAAGTCATTGTCTCTTTGGTGGAAACGTGTTATTTTGGCCCAGTAGGTCGTTTAACACGTATGTTAAGTCATAACTGAAATGAGTTCAGTCTTAATAGTTGAGTTAAGAGTACGCTTGACACAAACGGAAGGAACTCTTCCACGCTTTAACATAAGACTCGGGTTGACTTAACACttgctccctctgctggtcagAAATGCGTATAGCACAATAAATAGAAggcatccatatatatatatatatatatatatatgtatatatatatatatatatatatatatatataatgtatatatgtatatatatataatgtatatatatatatatatatatatatatatatatatatatatatatatatatatatatatatatatatatatatatatatttattaaataattatttcctATAAAGGATTATTTCCTATAAAGgattatttacaaatgaatgagAGAGATTGTTGTGCATGTCTGATGCTTTTAATGCTACATTCATtgccagggttgccaggtccacaaaacaacaaaaataggcCTGTCACACTACGTGAGAAAATGGCTATTACAGTTGCGTTCTAGGGGGTCTAGGCCTTCCGTGGGGATCCCACCTCGATTGACATCCTGTTCCAGCAGTATAAAGGTATGCCAAATCATTACATAGACTTTTTAGTTACATAGAAATTTAAGTTTAGACACTGTGTTCTAAACAAACATGAATAGCCTTAATTGTAATGACAAATTCAGTCATTAGTAGCACTGTTACGTTAGCAGTAATAGCcagatttagttttcttttatgccagTAAAGATATTAAGATCATATTGTGTGATATTTCTTACCATAAACATATCAAAACTCAATTGCTAAAAGTTTCAGACGACTTTAAAGGCCGTGTTCTcaatattagatttttgtttacCTTCAGattccatattttcaaatatcaaatactgtatctcagccaaatatcgtGTTATCCATAATTATAGCTTATAAATCTCAGTTATAAAACAAATGACCCTTATCACTGGTTTTGTGGCCCAGGGTCACATTTGCTCAGTTGAGAAGACCTGAATGAAACAGGGTACTTAAATTATGAAGCCGTTTTTAAAGCCATCAGATTAAAACGATGTCCAATGTCGACATGAGAACCAGTGAAGCGCGTTTTGTTTAATCAAGATAAAAGTACAAACGGCTTCGGTTCATTTACTTGGTAGCTGGTTCAGTGTATCATAACACTCCCTCACCAGATCACACCTCTCATACAGCTTCCGTTCAGAGTTCATTTCTTGGTAGCTGGGTTTGTGTCACCTCTCGAGTCGGGGCTCGCTGCTTCCACCCACAGCATCCAGGCTTGCAGCAGGGGCCAAATTTGTTTGGCTGATTTGTGCTACCCTGTCAGATTTTGCTACCTCCGTTTAAATCCGCGGGGAGAAAAATGCTACCTGTCAAATCAAGGTTTAAATCTAACCCTGCCCTAGGCTGATCATGCATGGGGCAACTTTTTTTTCGAGCAGCGTTGCTTGGGCACTTCTCACTGGGTATAGGTAAAAAGTTTCTGTCTGGATAGCCTGCTATAGATCGGTGGTGAGACCCGTGTCTCACCTGGTTGACACCGACAAGTTGCGTCCTCAAAAAAGTGTATCATGAGCCTTACAGTAATGCAAATATAGTAATTAGCATTGTTCAgattgtgaaaaaaatgcaatatggaTATGCGCAGTAAACCCTGGTAGGACAATGTGACTGTTAGGATAAAATGCCTGGACAACcctgctgaaaacaaaaaacagcatatgctggttaggtatgttttgaagctgggatacTGGTTTAAAATGGTCCTTTGCTGGATTAAGATTTAACCAgaatatgctgttttatttttttattttttttaacagggaCCAGCTTCATCTGTTGCGTTCCGATTGtaagtttatacatttttaccaaGTAAAAGGCCGGGTCGTGTTACATGTGTCTTTTTGCTGTGACATAATCAGGGTCATCAAGTGTGTTAAAGTGTGCCAATACCGCGGGAAAATCGCGGACTTGGCAACATCCTcgcttttttaataaagtaaatataggAGTAACTTCTATATGAGCATTTAAGCATAACAATATAATAAGAGCTTCTGCATCGTTCGACCAGTGCACGTCCGACACGAACGCAGCGAAATATTTAAGGTGTCTCTTTAAGATGACGTGATACCTCAGCAACGCTGACGTCACGTTTGCGGAAGCGCAGTCAAAATAGGCTGCGGCAGGCTGTGCAGCCCCCATTAATAGCCTGAATAAAAGACGAAACTCCAAAGGACGACGCCGCTTTTCTCAGTTCGCCGGGCAAAAGTGTTATAAACATCTAGCGACTTCAGATGCAGGGAGTAacgctgctgctgatgatgCAGGTGGTGACTGACTTTCAGGGCAGAGCGGCTGAAGTCCAGCTCAAGTGTTGAGTCCATCTAGTGATTTCATTATAAACAATTTAGTAACACCAGACGGAAGGGCGTAAACGGAGTATATTATTACGTGTTCTTTGCTCTTGGAAGGCGCAGAGCTACTGCAGACGTTCCTGGTGgcatttaagttattttttaaaccatgTTAACTGGCTTTATAACGGACACGTGACGTTTTGAACGAGAAAAGTAGCGTTTGTGGAGTAAAGGTCGAGTCTGGTTCTCGTCTACGGGGCGATTTAAGAGGACCTGACACACACCAGGCTGAATTTTCCTGTGGAGAACAGTTAAGTAAAGCGCCCCCCGTTTCGTCAGTCTCCGACATGTTTTATAGATTAGTGTTTTATACCGCACCAGCGCGCGCCGCACGGAAACGATAGCGATAAAGTGGACGAAGTCGTGCCGTTTAAAGTACTGACGTGTCCTTTGGCGCGCGGACAGTGCCGAAGCTGGAGGGGCACGCCTGTCGCCTGTCCGCCGTGGCTCCCAGCATCTTTAACCGGGAATCAGCCGACGTCAGCGCCGCGACAAAATGTCAAGAGCCAGCCGAAGATCCAAAGCGTTTCACGTTAATAACGGGAACGCGCTGGCAGGATGCGACGCGCTGAGAGCGACGCGCGCGCGCGTGCTGCTGCTGTGTCTCTGCGGCGCGCTGTCGCTGGCCATGATCCTGGCGCTGTATCTGTCTGCAGAGCCCAGTAGCACCGTGCAGCATCATGCTGCACATCTCATCAGGGACAGGGTGAGTTGACGTTCAGCCGGAATCCGTCCGTGCATTTCCAATCCCCTCACAAATTCTGTCTTGCTTTTAAAAGTTGCAAAGTTAGGTAACTTAATTTCATCCTCGTGATTGATATTCCTGCAGGGCTAATGTGGTTAACTTCAGCTATTTGGGAGGTCGAGGCAAGTTTATTTCTAAAGCGCATGCCGGTCGtttaaagtgctttacataataaaataattctaaaacataattacaacgtttgaaattaaatgaaaaaggtgAAGAATAAATGCTGTAGTACGTAAAAGCAAGATGCGCCGCCGAACGGATGTGGTTTTGGCTCGGGGTTTAAATATGGTTACAGAtttagcacatctgatctcttctaGAAGCTGGTTTCAACTGCGGTTGGCATGATAGCTGACAgaagaatgcattttttgagTACAATTGAAATGGCTTGATTGAAGAAATGAAAGGAATGAACAAAAATTAGAGttgtttactaaaatatttgGATTTACTAACTAgaattaagtaaacaaaaataactaaaacagaaacaataatacattaaacaaatacatatataatatgtattatatatgtggGACGAGGCTTGTACATCCTTTTTAGACGAGATGAATATGGTCATATGCTCACCTCTTCCTTTCTGCAGAATGCCCATAAGCCAAATAAGTACTCTGTAGCACAAATAAAGAAGTTTGCAGCACAGGTGGACGGGCATCGGCTCTGGGAGTCTCACCTACGGCCCCTGCTCATTGAACGAGTGCCTGGGACTGCGGGCAGCCAGACCATACGGCAGGTAACACCGCAGAGCTGAACGTGATTACCTttcttgctgaaaatgtactcgccTGAAGGCCGTCCAAGATCTGATCACCAAAGGGTCCTCTatagcgaatgggtgccgtcagaatgagagtccaaacataACAGTGATCCACACAACAACTCcagtttattaattaacatcacAGGAAGCgaaaagctgtgtttgtaataaataaattcatcattaaggtgtttttgtttgtcttgttttgttttttttgtttttttttacctcaaacCACTGCTGAAATATGAATCTTCATCTCATTATATTGCTCTCTTCAGTGAAACTGTCATCTGATCTGAATATATAGGAAGATATATGCACAAATCACTCACTATTTACAAGTTCAAAACACTGTTCTAAACACGTTGgcttttaatgaagaaaaaaaccccgtaaatgatgcatttatttcgTACAGACATGCAGTTTTTCTCatcatgtggattacttttgagttcttgtgtttttatcagctgtttggactctcactGCGTTGACGAGCAAGTAATGTAACGCAATATTTCATCACCGCTTACATCTTCGATGGCTCTCGGGGTGTTTCAGCAGATTAAATGAAGTATCTTCTTCTGAATAGCATGCAGTGAAGGTTATTCAAGTTCTCTCGCCTCTTTCAACTACAGCATATCTCGTCCCAGCTGGGTTCACTGTCGGCAGGATGGACGCTGGAAGAGAATTCTTTCGTTTCATCAACCCCTAATGGTAAAGTGACCTTCACCAATGTGCTAGCAGTTCTGGACCCCTCGGCTCCTCGCAGGCTGCTCCTAGCATGCCACCATGACTCCAAGATCTTACCGGCAGACCCTAAAAACCCCAAGCGGGTGTTCGTGGGCGCCAGCGATTCAGCCATACCCTGTGCTATGATCTTGGAGCTGGCCACGGCTCTGGACACACAGCTTAAAGCCCTAAAACTGCAGGTACATCACAATCACGAGGAAAAGGGTTCTTCTGGGAATCATATTTAACAAGAATCGGCTGCATCGCAGTGCTAAATCAAGTGTGTGTACATTATCATGAGATGGTGGGACAGTCTCAAaacatctctttctctccagaGGTCTGCGGTGACGTTGCAGTTGGTGTTTTTTGATGGAGAGGAGGCATTTGAGGAATGGACAGAAACAGACTCTCTCTACGGTTCTCGTCACCTGGCAGAACTAATGGCCCGTACTCCCCACCTATCTGGCTCCACCAAAACCACTCTTCTCCAGGCAGTGGTGAGGTTTTTTTGTACTGAGATCAGTCTGTTTGTATTTCATATGATGGTAAAGAAGGTTTATGGATGGACCTGCAGGTATCAGCATGCCAAATTTGAtgcttgaaaatattttttattgtataataattttattatggttgttgttaatattattactttatggTATCATAGTAATACTacagtagtttttatttattttcattttaatgtgattaatcattgtAGATCTGATGAGAGAAATGTTAAAACgagcaaaaatagaaacaaataaaaccttggtaaattgatttatgatttgtaataaattacatttatacatgattttattttaatagccattttatttaattgtagtattttatttagattatttattttaccttacagtaataacataatattaatagaatttaattttattttaaataattgtgttgCACTCGACTATCTGAATGCTCTGTTTTCCTTCCAGGATCTGTTAGTCTTGCTGGACCTGCTTGGTGGCCCAGAACCTTTGATTGTTAATCACTTTGATAATACGGCCAGATGGTTCGATCGATTGATCGCTGCAGGTATAAAACAACCCTGGTTGGGTCGCAGCCTAAAAATGCACGACAGCATTCAGGACGATCAGCATCCCTCTCTATTTCTCTTTCAGAGAAGAGACTCCACAAACAGGGTTTGCTGATCTCTCACCCATCAGAACAGAGTTACTTCAGGAAAGATTTTTATCTTGGTCCCGTGCAGGATGATCACATTCCATTTTTAAACAGAGGTCAGTAAACAGTCAGACAACGTACACCACTAAGTTTGGGGTCAGGAAGTGtgttttttaacacattaatgCTTTTTTCAGGAAGAATGCATGCAGATCAGATGATTAATGGCTTCGTTATaactattttttcataaaattagcATAGTTTCTACATtgacaactgttttcaacattgacaatAAGCAGAAACGTTGatagtaagaaatgttttttttcagcatattacaatgatttctggaAGATCACGTGACCCTTAATGGCTGATCAAaactataaattacattataaaatatattaaaatctgtcattttaaattgtaaacaattttcagtgttttactgtatttagattaaacaaatgcagccataatgaaaagaaaaatctttctGATCCCAACCTTTTAAATAGTAGTGTAGCCTTTTATATAAAGTTACCTTTGTTGTGCCAACAACATGAAGCGGATGCATCAAACAAGTTGACTTTGTTCCGTTTATACCCCCGACCCAGGCGTACCTGTGCTTCACTTGATCCCCACACCGTTTCCTGTGTTCTGGCACACACTGGATGATGCAGAGGAGAGGATGCACAGGCCCACGGTGGAAAACCTAACTAGAATCCTGGCCCTCTTCTTGGCTGAGTACCTGAGCCTCTAAACGCGCTATAAGGATGATCATCCTACAGCAGATGTTTACAGCATGTGTTCAGTGCAGTTACATGCGACTTAGGAGCTGCtacaaataatagtaataacaataacagaGCCATAGAATGACCAAAGAGACACACGGcattatgtgtttatttggaGTTTGAATGGTACATGCTGAATATATCCATATATTTTTCTGCTGAAAAGAGCCATGTGTCATGATAGGACAGACACTCATGTTACGGCAGCTGTACGAAGCCTAATTTCATCCTTTAAGAGACTGTTACAATGAGTTTGCGATTTCGTATCATTCATTTGATATGACTTTAAAGTGGAACTCGGAGTGAAGTTCATTTAATagttgttttcattaatcatcATTTGCACGGTATTTGCTGATGAACcgcattttaaatgttcattcaAGCTGTGTTGGGGATAAACAGCGGAGGTGCACTTTTCAAGTAGGTCTGTATGCAAGACGGCGAGAGACACTTGTTTTAAGAATCTGTGAGAAGCATTTAATTTGACCTGAGAGAGATGGATCTTATTTTTTACATTCCTTAGTCATTCTGAGCCTAAAGATCATGTCAGGGGTTTAATCGATATTCATAATAAACCTAAGGAAACACTGGatttgagtgtgtttttttccccctctatATATAAGTTTAGAATACACTACGATTTATGCTGTTTGGCTTGAAGTCAATTAAAAGCCGCTGCTGTATTAATATGCTACTCTTTTGGGTCTTTTTTTTCAAGTCTAGAAAGTAGTGAcatcttttcttctgtattgtgaTGATTAACGAATTACTGAAAGACAAAATGATTGGAAGGGTTTGGCATACATCAACAGAGGATTTATAACAATTCGATTAAAAATAAGGTCAgtttaaaaaacatgcatggATGAATTATTCACAATAAGATCAATAACACTGCACATAGAAAACGGGTGAATAAAGAGGATGCGATCGAGTTATGGCAAAGGAAGAAGATGCAGCGTTATGagccattgtaaaaaaaaatagctttagcTACTTTAgcattttcaaatcaaacttTTGCTTGATCCACAAGTGAAATAGTACACAGTGACTTGCTTTCCTGAAATACATTATGCACTTGAGCACACACGAGCGTGTACTAcgaactttaatttaaaagaaaatgtaaaaatagggGCAAAATGGCATTTGAGGCCAGCTGTACTGATgctctgttttgtgtttaacagaGCTCAAGACTTGCTAACCTACGCAAGACTGTCAACCAACCTTGAAAACACAACTGCAT
This region of Puntigrus tetrazona isolate hp1 chromosome 18, ASM1883169v1, whole genome shotgun sequence genomic DNA includes:
- the qpctla gene encoding glutaminyl-peptide cyclotransferase-like a — protein: MSRASRRSKAFHVNNGNALAGCDALRATRARVLLLCLCGALSLAMILALYLSAEPSSTVQHHAAHLIRDRNAHKPNKYSVAQIKKFAAQVDGHRLWESHLRPLLIERVPGTAGSQTIRQHISSQLGSLSAGWTLEENSFVSSTPNGKVTFTNVLAVLDPSAPRRLLLACHHDSKILPADPKNPKRVFVGASDSAIPCAMILELATALDTQLKALKLQRSAVTLQLVFFDGEEAFEEWTETDSLYGSRHLAELMARTPHLSGSTKTTLLQAVDLLVLLDLLGGPEPLIVNHFDNTARWFDRLIAAEKRLHKQGLLISHPSEQSYFRKDFYLGPVQDDHIPFLNRGVPVLHLIPTPFPVFWHTLDDAEERMHRPTVENLTRILALFLAEYLSL